The Mugil cephalus isolate CIBA_MC_2020 chromosome 11, CIBA_Mcephalus_1.1, whole genome shotgun sequence genome includes a window with the following:
- the coq3 gene encoding ubiquinone biosynthesis O-methyltransferase, mitochondrial: protein MYSNKFGRLMLGLYSRRQAAVCGVAQRAAGLTGSSWTVVCKQRTLWLQRSVFLETERRATLPLTSARSASQTTVDPSELRRFQSLAGKWWDEQGEFAALHAMNDLRVPFIRDNLLNVHRARHPGKPLAGLSILDVGCGGGLLTEPLGRLGADVLGIDPVEDSVSTAHLHSSYDPDLRDRVSYRACTLEELSGDGEEGQAETQFDAVVASEVVEHLADLETFAYCCSQVLKPGGSLFITTINKTNLSYALGIVVAEQLLRIVPSGTHDWEKFISPVDLERLLESYGFSVQSVQGMMYNPLSGAWSWTDSTAINYALHAVKPGDPAEDGSTHPEDPAVATHT from the exons ATGTACTCGAACAAGTTTGGCCGCCTTATGTTAGGACTGTACAGCCGCAGACAGGCCGCCGTGTGCGGCGTGGCGCAGAGGGCCGCGGGTCTGACCGGTTCCAGCTGGACGGTGGTGTGTAAACAGCGGACACTGTGGCTGCAGAGGAGCGTATTCCTGGAGACGGAGAGACGAGCTACACTCCCCCTGACCAG CGCTCGGTCGGCCTCCCAAACCACAGTGGACCCCAGCGAGTTGAGGAGGTTCCAGTCGCTGGCCGGCAAGTGGTGGGACGAACAGGGAGAATTTGCAGCTCTTCATGCCATGAATGACCTGAGGGTGCCTTTTATACG GGATAATCTGCTGAATGTGCACAGAGCCCGCCATCCTggaaaaccactggcaggactGAGCATCCTGGATGTTGGCTGCGGAGGAGGCCTGCTCACAGAG CCCCTGGGTCGACTGGGAGCTGACGTGTTGGGGATAGATCCAGTAGAAGACAGCGTCAGCACCGCTCACCTGCATTCGTCATACGACCCCGACCTACGGGACCGCGTGTCCTACCGGGCCTGCACCCTGGAGGAGCTCTCGGGAGACGGGGAGGAAGGACAAGCAGAGACCCAGTTTGACGCTGTCGTGGCGTCGGAGGTTGTGGAACATCTGGCCGATCTGGAAACGTTTGCCTACTGCTGCAGCCAAGTGCTtaag CCAGGCGGCTCACTCTTCATCACGACTATAAATAAAACCAACCTGTCATATGCTCTGGGTATCGTGGTAGCCGAGCAGCTGCTGCGCATCGTCCCCAGCGGGACGCACGACTGGGAAAAGTTCATCAGCCCAGTAGACCTGGAGCGCCTCCTGGAGTCCT atGGTTTCTCGGTGCAGTCAGTCCAAGGAATGATGTACAACCCTCTATCAGGAGCGTGGAGCTGGACCGACAGCACCGCCATCAACTACGCCCTCCACGCAGTCAAACCAGGGGACCCAGCCGAGGACGGCAGCACCCACCCAGAGGACCCCGCCGTGGCCACACACACCTGA